In the genome of Francisella salimarina, one region contains:
- the rpsB gene encoding 30S ribosomal protein S2 has product MSLMKEMLSAGVHFGHKKAFWNPQMKEYIFGINHGVHIINLEKTVPLFQDAVNFVGKTVANGGKVLFVGTKRQAQDIIEAEAKRCGMPFVSHRWLGGMLTNYKTVRQSIKRLAQLEKMKEDGTLDSLTKKEMLQNIRTIEKLEKVLGGIKEMGGLPDAIVVIDSNKEHIAIQEAQKLGIKVVSIVDTNSNPEGIDYIIPGNDDAVKSISFYMAKFADAVIDAQGLDRAVEAKAEETTEA; this is encoded by the coding sequence ATGTCTTTAATGAAAGAAATGTTATCTGCTGGTGTTCACTTTGGACACAAAAAAGCTTTCTGGAACCCTCAAATGAAAGAATACATCTTCGGTATTAACCATGGTGTACATATTATTAACCTTGAGAAAACAGTTCCTCTTTTCCAAGATGCAGTTAACTTTGTTGGTAAAACTGTAGCTAATGGCGGTAAGGTTCTTTTTGTTGGTACAAAAAGACAAGCACAAGATATCATAGAAGCAGAAGCTAAAAGATGTGGTATGCCATTTGTGAGTCATAGATGGCTAGGTGGTATGTTGACTAACTATAAGACTGTTAGACAATCTATCAAAAGACTTGCTCAGTTAGAAAAGATGAAAGAAGATGGTACTTTAGATTCATTAACTAAGAAAGAAATGCTTCAAAATATCAGAACTATCGAGAAGCTAGAAAAAGTTCTTGGTGGGATCAAAGAGATGGGTGGCTTACCTGATGCTATCGTTGTTATTGATAGTAACAAAGAGCACATCGCTATTCAAGAAGCTCAAAAATTAGGTATCAAAGTTGTATCTATCGTAGATACTAACTCAAACCCTGAAGGTATTGATTACATCATCCCTGGTAATGATGATGCTGTTAAATCAATATCTTTCTATATGGCAAAATTTGCAGATGCTGTTATCGATGCACAAGGTTTAGATAGAGCAGTAGAAGCAAAAGCTGAAGAAACTACAGAAGCATAA
- the tsf gene encoding translation elongation factor Ts, translating into MSNISAKLVKELRERTGAGMMECKKALVAAAGDIEKAAEEMRISGQAKADKKASRVAAEGVIEVYAADGRAVLLEINSETDFVARDDTFKAFAQNAVKAAHAAKATTIEEVLAAKTESGETVEEARKSLIAKIGENIQVRRVKTIEAGNLGAYIHGGRIGVVAALEGGDDELAKDIAMHVAAANPQYVNPSDVPADVVEKEQAIQVEIAMQSGKPKEIAEKMVVGRMKKFTGEVSLTGQDFVKDPSIKVEKLVKDKGAKVVSFIRLDVGEGIEKKEEDFAAEVMSQIKG; encoded by the coding sequence ATGTCAAATATTTCTGCTAAATTAGTGAAAGAACTTAGAGAAAGAACTGGTGCTGGTATGATGGAGTGTAAAAAAGCTCTAGTTGCTGCTGCTGGTGATATTGAAAAAGCTGCTGAAGAAATGAGAATTTCTGGACAGGCGAAAGCTGATAAGAAGGCTTCTCGTGTGGCGGCTGAAGGTGTTATCGAAGTTTATGCTGCTGATGGTAGAGCTGTTCTACTTGAAATCAACTCAGAGACAGATTTTGTTGCTAGAGATGATACTTTCAAAGCATTTGCTCAAAACGCTGTGAAAGCTGCTCATGCTGCAAAAGCTACAACTATCGAAGAGGTTTTAGCTGCTAAAACTGAGTCTGGTGAAACAGTTGAAGAAGCTCGTAAATCTTTAATTGCTAAGATTGGTGAGAATATTCAGGTTCGTAGAGTTAAAACTATCGAAGCTGGTAATTTAGGTGCTTATATTCATGGTGGTAGAATCGGTGTTGTTGCTGCTTTAGAGGGTGGTGACGATGAGCTTGCTAAAGATATCGCTATGCATGTTGCAGCTGCTAATCCTCAGTATGTTAATCCAAGTGATGTTCCAGCGGATGTTGTAGAAAAAGAGCAAGCTATTCAAGTAGAGATTGCTATGCAGTCTGGTAAACCTAAAGAAATCGCTGAAAAGATGGTTGTGGGTCGTATGAAGAAGTTCACTGGTGAAGTTAGCTTAACTGGTCAAGATTTCGTGAAAGATCCTAGCATCAAAGTTGAAAAGCTTGTTAAAGACAAGGGAGCTAAAGTAGTTAGCTTTATTCGTCTAGATGTTGGTGAAGGTATCGAGAAGAAAGAAGAAGACTTCGCGGCAGAGGTGATGAGCCAAATCAAAGGTTAA
- the pyrH gene encoding UMP kinase, which translates to MSNDSLECSQNAPKLKRVLLKLSGESLSADQSFGINVESAAPIINQIKTLVNAGIELAIVVGGGNILRGGRANFGNKIRRATADSMGMIATMINALALRDMLISEGVDAEAFSAKGVDGLLKVASAHEFNQELAKGKVLIFAGGTGNPFVTTDTTASLRAVEVGADALLKATTVDGVYDKDPNKHSDAKRFEKVTFSEVVSKELNVMDLGAFTQCRDFGIPIYVFDLTQPNALIDAVADSKHGTWVTLD; encoded by the coding sequence ATGTCTAATGATTCGTTAGAATGTTCTCAAAATGCTCCAAAGCTTAAGAGGGTCCTTCTTAAGTTAAGTGGAGAATCTTTATCGGCAGATCAAAGTTTTGGTATAAATGTTGAATCTGCTGCCCCTATCATAAATCAAATCAAAACTCTTGTTAACGCGGGTATTGAGCTAGCAATAGTTGTTGGTGGTGGTAATATCTTGCGTGGTGGCAGAGCTAACTTTGGTAATAAAATCAGAAGAGCTACCGCTGATTCTATGGGTATGATTGCTACCATGATCAACGCTTTAGCTTTGCGTGATATGCTTATTAGCGAAGGTGTCGATGCCGAAGCTTTTTCAGCAAAAGGTGTAGATGGTTTGTTAAAGGTGGCTAGTGCACATGAATTCAATCAGGAGCTTGCGAAGGGTAAGGTTTTGATATTTGCTGGTGGTACTGGTAACCCATTTGTGACTACAGATACTACGGCTAGTTTGAGAGCAGTCGAGGTTGGTGCAGATGCTTTGTTGAAAGCCACAACTGTTGATGGTGTGTATGATAAGGATCCTAATAAGCATTCAGATGCTAAGCGCTTTGAAAAAGTAACTTTCTCAGAGGTCGTTAGTAAAGAGTTGAATGTTATGGATTTGGGTGCATTTACTCAATGCAGGGATTTTGGTATTCCAATATATGTTTTTGATTTGACTCAGCCAAATGCTTTGATTGATGCTGTTGCTGATTCAAAACATGGTACGTGGGTTACTTTAGACTAA
- the frr gene encoding ribosome recycling factor: MINEILKDAESRMTKSLEVLADDLAKIRTGRAHPDILAHVTIDYYGSATPITQVANVTVLDARTLGITPWEKGLSGQIEKAIMTSDLGLNPTNLGDSLRVPMPALNEERRKEMVKLVKSETESGRVSIRNIRRDANSDIKELLKEKEITEDEAKRAEDNIQKITDKMIAQADALAVKKEQDLMAV; the protein is encoded by the coding sequence ATGATAAACGAAATTCTAAAAGATGCTGAAAGCAGAATGACTAAGTCTTTAGAGGTTTTAGCCGATGATTTGGCTAAAATCAGAACGGGTCGTGCTCATCCTGATATTTTGGCTCATGTAACTATAGACTATTATGGCTCTGCCACACCGATTACTCAGGTGGCAAATGTTACAGTGCTTGACGCAAGAACGTTGGGTATTACTCCATGGGAGAAAGGTCTTTCTGGGCAAATTGAGAAGGCTATTATGACTTCTGATCTTGGTCTTAACCCAACTAACCTTGGTGATAGTTTGAGAGTTCCGATGCCTGCTCTTAATGAAGAGCGTAGAAAAGAAATGGTTAAGCTTGTTAAGTCTGAAACAGAAAGTGGTAGAGTTTCTATTAGAAATATTCGTCGTGATGCTAATAGTGACATTAAAGAGCTTCTTAAAGAAAAAGAAATAACTGAAGATGAAGCTAAGAGAGCAGAAGATAATATTCAAAAAATTACAGATAAAATGATTGCTCAAGCTGATGCGTTAGCGGTTAAAAAAGAGCAAGATTTAATGGCTGTCTAA
- the uppS gene encoding polyprenyl diphosphate synthase yields MTLAKENALKHVAIIMDGNGRWAKSKLKPRIFGHRNSISSVDASIEYCAERNIQMLTLFAFGRDNWLRPAKEVSDLMDLFYKTLKDKTPKLHKNNIVLKVIGDRSRLPDKLVRMIEYGESVTKDNTGLQLRLAVDYAGRWDIVTAMKSIFEDVSNGKMRLSDVTEENFASYTIAGEMPVDLLIRTSGEVRLSDFMLWQLSYAEMYFTDVMWPEFTKFEFQKAEEYFNSRQRRFGKSGEQLDKRDV; encoded by the coding sequence ATGACCTTGGCTAAGGAAAATGCTCTTAAGCATGTTGCTATAATTATGGATGGTAATGGGCGTTGGGCTAAAAGTAAGCTAAAGCCAAGAATATTTGGTCATAGAAATTCTATATCTAGTGTAGATGCTTCTATAGAGTATTGTGCTGAGCGTAATATTCAGATGCTGACTCTCTTTGCTTTTGGTCGAGATAATTGGCTTAGGCCTGCTAAAGAAGTTTCTGATTTGATGGATCTTTTCTATAAGACTCTCAAGGATAAGACTCCAAAACTACATAAAAATAATATTGTTCTTAAAGTTATTGGTGATCGATCTAGGTTGCCAGACAAGCTTGTGCGTATGATAGAGTATGGTGAGTCTGTTACAAAAGACAATACTGGGTTGCAGCTTAGGTTGGCAGTTGATTATGCTGGAAGATGGGATATTGTTACTGCTATGAAATCTATCTTTGAAGATGTAAGTAATGGTAAGATGCGTTTGAGTGATGTGACAGAAGAAAATTTTGCTAGTTATACGATCGCTGGCGAGATGCCGGTTGATTTGCTTATTCGTACTAGTGGCGAGGTTAGGTTGAGTGATTTTATGTTGTGGCAGCTGTCGTATGCTGAAATGTATTTTACTGATGTTATGTGGCCTGAGTTTACTAAGTTTGAATTTCAGAAGGCAGAAGAATATTTTAACTCACGCCAGAGAAGATTTGGTAAGAGTGGTGAACAACTTGATAAGAGGGATGTATGA
- a CDS encoding phosphatidate cytidylyltransferase, with protein sequence MKERIITGVLLVIFVFAGLVYASDYLFGVGVFLVAMLSAYEWLKFTKISQQETVNYLVIFMIILFVVSEFFVYIQYVFPIFWLYAIYRLSGYERQKFDALSTNEMLILGVFAISPFAASLYVLHTNSIAWIFMFILVVAGADSGAYFTGKAMGKRKMLPRLSPNKTIEGLLGGMACAVVIAVIFLLFMDLSIFEYVSMVVISAVVAALSVVGDVFESMMKRIAGVKDSGNILPGHGGVLDRLDGYMPALPIFVTLGYLAGVFVV encoded by the coding sequence ATGAAAGAAAGGATAATAACAGGAGTATTGTTAGTAATTTTTGTTTTTGCGGGGCTTGTGTATGCAAGTGACTATCTTTTTGGTGTTGGTGTCTTTTTGGTTGCAATGCTTTCGGCATATGAGTGGCTAAAGTTCACAAAGATTAGTCAGCAAGAGACGGTTAATTATCTTGTGATATTTATGATAATCTTGTTTGTTGTTTCTGAGTTTTTTGTTTATATTCAGTATGTTTTTCCAATATTTTGGCTGTATGCGATTTATAGGCTTAGTGGTTATGAGCGCCAGAAGTTTGATGCATTGTCTACCAATGAAATGTTGATACTTGGTGTTTTTGCGATTTCGCCATTTGCTGCTTCATTATATGTGTTGCACACCAATTCAATTGCTTGGATATTTATGTTTATTTTGGTTGTGGCTGGGGCTGATAGTGGAGCTTATTTTACAGGTAAAGCAATGGGTAAGCGTAAAATGCTTCCTCGCTTGAGCCCAAATAAAACTATTGAAGGCCTTTTGGGTGGTATGGCTTGTGCGGTAGTTATTGCGGTTATATTTCTTTTATTTATGGATTTGAGCATTTTTGAATATGTATCTATGGTTGTTATTTCGGCTGTAGTTGCTGCTTTGTCAGTGGTTGGAGATGTTTTTGAAAGTATGATGAAACGAATTGCTGGTGTAAAGGATAGTGGTAATATTTTGCCTGGTCATGGTGGTGTGCTTGATAGGTTGGATGGCTATATGCCTGCTCTGCCTATTTTTGTTACATTGGGTTACCTGGCAGGTGTATTTGTTGTGTAG
- the dut gene encoding dUTP diphosphatase — protein MNIELKILNKDIVKEVPEYGTEGSAAVDLRACISQKEFLNPGECKLVGTGIAINIANSGYAAMILPRSGLGHKKGLVLGNGTGLIDSDYQGELMVSCFNRSQEVIEIEPLMRFAQLVIVPVVQAKFDVVEDFSQQTVRAAGGFGHTGV, from the coding sequence TTGAATATAGAGCTAAAAATTTTAAATAAAGATATTGTCAAAGAGGTGCCTGAATATGGCACAGAGGGTTCGGCCGCAGTTGATCTTAGAGCTTGCATATCTCAAAAAGAGTTTTTGAATCCTGGCGAGTGTAAACTTGTTGGTACTGGTATTGCAATTAATATCGCAAATTCAGGCTATGCAGCTATGATCTTACCTAGGTCAGGTTTGGGGCACAAGAAAGGTTTGGTATTGGGTAACGGTACAGGCCTTATTGATTCTGATTATCAAGGTGAATTGATGGTTTCTTGTTTTAACCGTTCTCAAGAAGTTATAGAGATAGAGCCTCTGATGAGATTTGCTCAGCTTGTTATTGTTCCCGTGGTTCAAGCAAAGTTTGATGTTGTAGAAGACTTTTCCCAACAGACAGTCAGGGCGGCTGGTGGGTTTGGTCACACTGGAGTTTGA
- the pgsA gene encoding CDP-diacylglycerol--glycerol-3-phosphate 3-phosphatidyltransferase produces MFFNIPNILTFGRLFLIPFIVICYYFDFPHHHGITATLFLLGAATDWLDGYLARKWEQTSKLGAFLDPVADKLIVATALCLFIEMYPYWWATIPAIIMICREILVSALREWMAELGQRSVVKVGVWGKIKTTAQMAALFIFLIKPAIDFRHSLDYASFNTWFILLGFLMLYVAVILTVYSMCNYLYVAFKSVFGNSDK; encoded by the coding sequence ATGTTTTTTAATATTCCAAATATTCTAACTTTTGGACGTTTGTTTCTAATACCTTTTATTGTAATTTGTTATTATTTTGACTTTCCTCATCATCATGGTATTACAGCTACTTTATTTTTGCTTGGGGCAGCTACTGACTGGTTGGATGGCTATTTAGCGCGTAAGTGGGAGCAAACAAGTAAATTAGGTGCTTTTTTGGATCCTGTTGCTGATAAGTTGATAGTGGCTACTGCATTATGTCTTTTTATTGAAATGTATCCTTATTGGTGGGCAACAATTCCAGCAATTATTATGATATGTCGAGAGATTTTGGTATCAGCACTGCGTGAGTGGATGGCTGAGCTTGGTCAGCGTAGTGTCGTTAAGGTAGGTGTTTGGGGTAAGATCAAAACAACAGCCCAGATGGCGGCTTTATTTATATTTTTGATTAAGCCTGCGATAGATTTTAGGCACTCTTTGGATTATGCTAGCTTTAATACTTGGTTTATCTTATTAGGTTTTTTAATGCTTTATGTTGCGGTAATTCTTACGGTTTACTCTATGTGTAACTATCTTTATGTTGCGTTTAAGTCTGTTTTTGGCAACTCTGATAAATAA
- the rpsL gene encoding 30S ribosomal protein S12 yields MATINQLVNNPRKRSVVKSKVPALKACPQRRGVCTRVYTTTPKKPNSALRKVARVRLTSGFEVTSYIGGEGHNLQEHSVVLIRGGRVKDLPGVRYHIVRGALDTSGVNNRKHGRSKYGTKRPKS; encoded by the coding sequence ATGGCAACTATTAATCAGTTGGTGAACAACCCTCGCAAGAGATCGGTTGTTAAGTCTAAGGTTCCTGCGTTAAAGGCGTGTCCACAAAGAAGAGGTGTGTGTACTAGGGTGTATACTACAACTCCTAAGAAGCCTAACTCAGCACTTAGAAAAGTAGCTCGTGTAAGATTAACGAGCGGATTTGAGGTAACAAGCTACATTGGTGGTGAAGGTCATAACCTACAAGAGCATAGTGTTGTGCTTATCAGAGGTGGTAGGGTTAAGGATTTACCAGGTGTGCGTTACCACATTGTTAGGGGTGCTTTAGATACTTCAGGTGTTAATAATCGTAAGCACGGTCGTTCAAAGTATGGTACTAAGCGTCCTAAGTCTTAA
- the rpsG gene encoding 30S ribosomal protein S7, producing MSRRNRAPKRDILPDPKFKSQVVAKFVNHIMLDGKKSVAEKIVYGAFDKIKAKDASANEVEVFENALESVSPMVEVKSRRVGGATYQVPVEVRPERRQTLGMRWIIDAARKRKENTMGDRVAAEILEAVEGRGAAVKKREDTHKMAEANKAFAHFRW from the coding sequence ATGTCTAGAAGAAATAGAGCTCCTAAAAGAGATATTCTACCTGATCCTAAGTTTAAGAGTCAGGTTGTTGCTAAGTTTGTGAACCATATTATGCTAGATGGTAAGAAGTCTGTAGCAGAAAAGATTGTGTATGGTGCATTTGATAAAATTAAAGCTAAAGATGCATCCGCTAACGAGGTGGAAGTGTTTGAGAATGCTTTAGAAAGTGTTAGTCCAATGGTGGAAGTTAAGTCTCGTCGCGTTGGTGGTGCTACATATCAGGTTCCTGTAGAGGTTAGACCAGAGCGTCGTCAAACTCTAGGTATGAGATGGATAATTGATGCTGCGCGTAAGAGAAAAGAAAATACTATGGGTGATAGAGTTGCTGCGGAAATTCTAGAGGCTGTAGAAGGTAGAGGTGCTGCTGTCAAGAAGAGAGAAGATACTCATAAGATGGCTGAAGCTAACAAAGCATTTGCTCACTTTAGATGGTAA
- the fusA gene encoding elongation factor G, with amino-acid sequence MPRKTALEKYRNIGICAHVDAGKTTTTERILFYTGLSHKIGEVHDGAATMDWMEQEQERGITITSAATTTFWSGMDQQFPEHRINIIDTPGHVDFTIEVERSLRVLDGAVVVFCGSSGVEPQSETVWRQANKYGVPRIVFVNKMDRSGADFERVCGQIRTRLKANVVPVQLNIGAEEDFKGVVDLMKMKAIMWNEEDMGLTYDLVDIPAELQDRAEELRMEMIEAAAEASEELMEKYLEEGELSEDEIKQGLRTRVLANEIVLAFCGSAFKNKGVQAVLDGVIEYLPAPNQVAAIKCETEDGEPASRPSSDEEPFAALAFKLATDPFVGNLTFIRVYSGVLKSGDAVYNPVKGKKERVGRIVQMHSNKREEIKEVRAGDIAACIGLKDVTTGDTLCDLDKPVILERMEFPEPVISVAVEPKTKADQEKMSIALGKLAAEDPSFRVKTDEESGQTIISGMGELHLDIIVDRMKREFKVEANVGNPQVAYRETIRGTVDQDSKFVRQSGGRGQYGHVVVKFEPLAVETNDAGEEKTFEFVDEIVGGVVPKEYISSVAKGIEEQMQNGVLAGYPMIGVKATLFDGSYHDVDSSEMAFKIAASMALKEGAKKANACILEPIMKVEVVTPEDYLGDVMGDLNRRRGIIEGMDENPSGRVINALVPLSEMFGYATNVRSMSQGRASFSMEFKKYSEVPNNIADEIIKSRNS; translated from the coding sequence ATGCCTCGTAAAACAGCTTTAGAAAAATATAGAAATATTGGTATCTGCGCTCACGTTGACGCAGGTAAAACAACTACTACAGAGCGTATTCTATTCTATACTGGTCTTTCTCATAAGATTGGTGAGGTGCATGATGGTGCTGCCACTATGGATTGGATGGAGCAAGAGCAAGAAAGAGGTATTACAATTACTTCTGCTGCTACTACAACTTTTTGGTCTGGTATGGATCAGCAGTTTCCAGAGCATCGTATAAATATTATTGACACTCCGGGTCACGTTGACTTTACTATTGAGGTAGAGCGTTCACTACGTGTACTAGATGGTGCGGTAGTTGTCTTCTGTGGTTCATCTGGTGTTGAGCCTCAGTCAGAGACGGTATGGCGTCAAGCTAATAAGTATGGTGTACCAAGAATCGTATTTGTAAATAAAATGGATAGATCTGGTGCTGACTTTGAAAGAGTGTGTGGCCAGATTAGAACGCGTTTAAAAGCAAATGTTGTTCCGGTTCAGTTAAATATTGGTGCTGAAGAAGATTTCAAAGGTGTTGTTGATCTTATGAAGATGAAGGCCATCATGTGGAATGAAGAAGACATGGGTCTAACTTATGATCTTGTTGATATTCCAGCTGAGCTTCAAGATAGAGCTGAAGAACTTCGTATGGAGATGATTGAGGCTGCTGCAGAAGCTTCTGAAGAGCTTATGGAAAAATACCTTGAAGAAGGCGAGCTTTCTGAAGATGAGATTAAACAAGGTCTTCGCACTAGAGTGTTAGCTAACGAAATCGTATTGGCATTCTGTGGATCTGCGTTTAAGAACAAGGGTGTTCAAGCTGTACTTGATGGTGTTATTGAATACTTGCCAGCTCCTAACCAAGTTGCTGCTATCAAATGTGAGACAGAGGATGGTGAGCCAGCTTCTCGTCCTTCATCTGATGAAGAGCCATTTGCAGCTCTTGCGTTTAAGCTTGCTACAGACCCGTTTGTTGGTAACCTAACATTTATACGTGTTTATTCGGGTGTGCTTAAGTCTGGTGATGCTGTATATAACCCTGTAAAAGGTAAAAAAGAGCGTGTTGGTCGTATTGTACAGATGCACTCAAATAAACGTGAAGAGATTAAAGAAGTACGAGCTGGTGATATTGCTGCTTGTATTGGTCTTAAAGATGTTACTACTGGTGATACTCTTTGTGATCTTGATAAGCCAGTAATTTTAGAAAGAATGGAATTCCCTGAGCCAGTAATTTCTGTTGCTGTTGAGCCTAAGACTAAGGCTGACCAAGAGAAGATGTCTATTGCGTTAGGTAAACTAGCTGCGGAAGATCCATCTTTCAGAGTTAAGACAGATGAAGAGTCTGGTCAAACAATTATCTCTGGTATGGGTGAGCTTCATTTAGATATTATTGTTGATCGTATGAAGCGTGAATTCAAGGTTGAGGCAAATGTTGGTAACCCTCAGGTTGCTTACAGAGAAACTATCCGTGGAACTGTGGATCAAGATAGTAAGTTTGTTCGTCAGTCTGGTGGTAGAGGTCAATACGGTCATGTTGTTGTTAAGTTTGAACCATTGGCTGTTGAGACTAACGATGCTGGTGAAGAGAAAACTTTTGAGTTTGTTGACGAGATTGTTGGTGGTGTGGTACCAAAAGAGTATATTAGTTCAGTTGCTAAAGGTATCGAAGAGCAGATGCAAAATGGTGTATTAGCTGGTTATCCTATGATTGGTGTTAAGGCTACATTGTTTGATGGTTCTTACCATGATGTTGACTCATCTGAGATGGCGTTTAAGATTGCTGCTTCAATGGCTCTTAAAGAGGGTGCTAAGAAAGCAAATGCTTGTATACTTGAGCCAATCATGAAGGTTGAGGTTGTGACTCCTGAAGATTATTTAGGTGATGTTATGGGTGACC